Part of the Chitinispirillales bacterium genome, ATAAAACACAGTAATAAAAACGGAAAATCTAAAACGGTCGGCTGCGAAAAATATCAAATCACAATACTACGAGATTTGGCTAATTGTGAATAAAATATATAGACAACAAGTTGAACTACTGCTAAACATTATTCCAACATTAGCAGAAATTGACTGTTTTGCAATTCACGGCGGAACGGCAATAAATTTTTATGTGCTGGATTTGCCACGCTATTCAGTTGATATTGACGTAACTTACACACGAATAAAACCAAGCGAAGAAACATTTATAGAAATAGCAAAAAACCTGCAAATCATAAAAGAAAAAATAATATCAATTATTCCGAATGTTGTTGTAGTTGAAAAACCGAATAAAATCTATTGCATGCATCATGGCGTAATTGTCAAAATTGAAGTAAGTAGCACAAATATAGGAATAATCGAACCAACTTTTATAAAACCACTATGTAATTATGCACAGAACGAATTTGAAACGGTAAACTATGCAAAAATTGTTTCGATTTCTCAACTTTATGGAGGCTTAATAACCGCTGCGCTTGACCGTCAGCATCCACGAGATTTGTTTGACATAAAAATGATGTTCGACTTTGTAACAGATTTTGAGCGAATAAAAAAAGGATTTATCTATTATCTATTAGGTAGCGACCGACCAATTCATGAATTGCTATCTCC contains:
- a CDS encoding nucleotidyl transferase AbiEii/AbiGii toxin family protein, whose protein sequence is MNKIYRQQVELLLNIIPTLAEIDCFAIHGGTAINFYVLDLPRYSVDIDVTYTRIKPSEETFIEIAKNLQIIKEKIISIIPNVVVVEKPNKIYCMHHGVIVKIEVSSTNIGIIEPTFIKPLCNYAQNEFETVNYAKIVSISQLYGGLITAALDRQHPRDLFDIKMMFDFVTDFERIKKGFIYYLLGSDRPIHELLSPGRIDHRETLVKQFTGMASVAFSYNDFETTREKLINFINSNLLQQDKAFLVAFEAGNDLSQFVEYQEYLQFPSVQWKLHKINKLRENEPEKHIERVKRLENYLK